A window of the Juglans microcarpa x Juglans regia isolate MS1-56 chromosome 5D, Jm3101_v1.0, whole genome shotgun sequence genome harbors these coding sequences:
- the LOC121266575 gene encoding uncharacterized protein LOC121266575, which yields MEFEDCYRQGQRPKYECLLFDLDDTLYPLSSGIAAACLQNIKDYMVEKLGIDKSKIPDLCNLLYKNYGTTMAGLRAIGYDFDYDEYHSFVHGRLPYENLKPDPVLRSRLLSLPYRKVIFTNADGVHAAKVLHRLGLEDCFEGIICFETLNPIHKSAVSDDEDDIEFVGLNNTSASASADVPSTNTSSSSDIFDIIGYFAQPNLGLALPKSPIVCKPSEDAIEKALKIANINAQRTLFFEDSVRNIQAGKRVGLHTVLVGNSQRVKGADYALESIHNIREAIPELLEAEMKSEVSYSGKVAVETSVTA from the exons ATGGAATTCGAGGACTGCTACAGACAGGGTCAGAGGCCCAAATATGAATGCCTTCTGTTTG ATCTGGATGACACTTTGTATCCTCTTAGTTCTGGTATTGCTGCAGCATGCCTCCAGAATATAAAAG ATTATATGGTCGAAAAACTTGGCATAGATAAGAGCAAAATCCCTGATTTGTGCAACCTTCTGTACAAGAACTATGGAACAACAATGGCTGGTCTTAGG GCAATTGGCTATGATTTTGACTATGATGAATATCACAG TTTCGTTCATGGGAGATTACCATATGAGAACTTAAAACCCGACCCTGTTCTGAGAAGTCGTTTGCTGAGCCTGCCTTACCGTAAAGTT ATTTTCACAAATGCAGACGGAGTCCACGCAGCCAAAGTACTCCACAGGCTTGGATTAGAAGACTGTTTTGAGGGGATCATCTGCTTTGAGACTTTGAATCCCATTCACAAAAGTGCTGtttcagatgatgaagacgacaTTGAGTTTGTGGGATTAAACAATACTTCTGCTTCTGCTAGTGCTGATGTTCCTTCCACAAACACTAGCAGTAGCTCTGATATATTTGACATCATTGGGTATTTTGCTCAGCCTAACCTTGGTTTGGCATTACCAAAATCACCCATTGTCTGCAAACCATCAGAAGACGCCATAGAAAAAGCTCTCAAAATAGCCAACATAAATGCTCAGAGAACT TTGTTCTTTGAGGACAGTGTTCGAAACATACAAGCCGGAAAACGTGTGGGTCTTCACACCGTGTTG GTTGGCAATTCCCAGAGAGTTAAAGGTGCAGATTATGCTTTAGAAAGCATCCACAACATTAGGGAAGCAATACCAGAGCTCTTGGAGGCTGAGATGAAATCAGAAGTTTCCTACTCTGGCAAGGTTGCAGTGGAGACTTCTGTGACAGCTTAG